One window of the Dreissena polymorpha isolate Duluth1 chromosome 5, UMN_Dpol_1.0, whole genome shotgun sequence genome contains the following:
- the LOC127880789 gene encoding uncharacterized protein LOC127880789: MPHHCCVPLCTSDSRVKSSQDLSFHSFPKDESLKQKWVKNIRRDIGKNFNLNKHTRICSAHFEGTCYEVAVPGQVRRRLKKDALPTIFSWVTPKIPRRKLFRDKTPKTLKVTESGQRCVSGSSFMIDHSYSGPSDNMDYVIDDCDIQDVSPSPDTLNTSKQSSSTDDSLQDIEADPSPHKEDLFKQHKALLHARSKEKFTIVRFCSSDSDIRYYTGFPSYTAMCAFFHFLQPECNFLYYVGSENTSQGKAYEFVSKRGPSRSLSPLEELFLTLVRLRKGLPEKVIADLYNLSEGHISKIVNTWILFLFDRLRCLPIWPSHKQVRKTMPISFRTDYPDTRVIIDCTEIFIEQPSASVCQRETFSSYKHHNTAKGLVGIAPSGQITFISSLYAGRCSDKKIVRHCGLYDILEEGDSVMADKGFDIEEDLKERNLSLTIPPFLENQAQFTSQQLAATRNIAAVRVHVERAIRKVKEFEILRHTVPISLCPMLEKIWTVCAHLANFTGSLFKNK, translated from the coding sequence atGCCTCATCATTGCTGTGTGCCGTTGTGTACTAGTGACTCTAGAGTGAAATCCTCGCAGGATCTTTCTTTCCATTCATTTCCCAAGGATGAAAGTTTGAAACAGAAATGGGTAAAGAACATTCGAAGAGACATTGGTAAGAACTTTAATTTGAACAAGCATACAAGGATATGTTCAGCTCATTTTGAGGGAACTTGTTATGAAGTGGCTGTGCCAGGACAAGTGCGTAGAAGGTTGAAAAAAGACGCTCTGCCCACAATATTTTCATGGGTCACGCCAAAAATTCCACGTAGAAAGCTATTCAGGGACAAAACACCTAAGACGCTGAAAGTGACAGAAAGTGGTCAAAGGTGTGTCTCTGGCAGTTCATTCATGATAGATCATTCATACTCTGGACCAAGTGACAATATGGACTATGTCATTGATGACTGTGACATACAGGATGTTTCTCCTTCGCCAGATACCTTGAACACTAGTAAGCAATCTTCATCTACAGATGACAGCCTTCAAGACATTGAAGCAGACCCTTCACCACACAAAGAGGACCTCTTCAAGCAGCACAAAGCCCTGCTGCATGCAAGATCTAAAGAAAAGTTTACAATTGTGCGGTTCTGTTCTTCTGATAGTGACATCAGATATTACACAGGCTTCCCTTCATACACAGCTATGTGTGCTTTCTTTCACTTCCTTCAGCCTGAATGTAACTTTTTGTACTATGTTGGTTCGGAAAATACTTCTCAAGGTAAAGCGTATGAGTTTGTGTCGAAGAGGGGGCCATCCAGATCTCTGTCTCCCCTAGAGGAACTTTTTCTCACATTGGTCCGCCTTCGAAAAGGTCTTCCAGAGAAAGTAATTGCAGACTTGTATAACTTATCTGAAGGACATATTTCGAAGATTGTGAATACCTGGATTCTTTTCCTGTTTGACAGGTTAAGGTGCCTACCAATTTGGCCGTCCCACAAACAGGTGCGAAAAACAATGCCCATTTCATTCCGGACTGATTACCCTGACACACGAGTCATTATTGACTGTACAGAGATATTCATTGAACAGCCGTCAGCATCAGTGTGCCAAAGGGAAACATTTAGCTCCTATAAACACCATAACACTGCCAAAGGACTCGTGGGTATAGCACCCAGTGGCCAAATTACTTTCATCTCAAGTTTATATGCGGGTAGATGCAGTGACAAAAAAATTGTAAGGCACTGTGGCTTATACGATATTCTGGAGGAGGGAGATTCAGTCATGGCCGACAAAGGTTTTGATATTGAAGAGGATTTGAAGGAGAGAAACCTATCGTTAACAATCCCCCCGTTTCTTGAGAACCAGGCTCAGTTCACCTCCCAACAGCTTGCGGCGACAAGGAACATAGCCGCAGTACGAGTGCATGTGGAACGAGCAATAAGAAAGGTGAAAGAATTTGAAATACTCAGACACACAGTCCCAATATCACTTTGCCCAATGTTGGAAAAAATTTGGACGGTTTGTGCTCACTTGGCCAATTTCACTGGTAGcttatttaagaataaataa
- the LOC127880788 gene encoding uncharacterized protein LOC127880788 translates to MSKKRKLGDGSTKDVQLYCLCRQKNDENEMMVECDFCDGWFHPRCVDMDEDEAGYLSSWNCPGCIEIMNENPTLTRKALLAFQGRIAPKNGWGQDFYVTDIDEKVLDEKVKTKRHRIEGYNLFREGKVSKLSCVKSESGKYIYFKGVAVPSMKDKDYHVHLCLKNGGTSMKWATCTCPAGNDGQCKHVVAIVYLIIDLHRQGVEKIPDIQTCTDKLQMWHVRKPISDEPLLFSDINFVKHDPFKVAKRELCSTVKYHNPVPHFAKAVSSTQIEKLVKLYDTGGLKLPVIETLRSNNCEPVLPKAQSDASDLNDMLFERLQETTSTFSKTCHEFSENEKTFYEGLITCDIKMSKNIEKQTRMQSKNAKWFSEREYRITSSTFGTFCRMKSTTDPCKTFDQKKVHFTSRSVKHGIMYENVAFAKYAQQTNVTDSAVGLVVNPNIPFLGASPDRIVLTEDRVMKLVEVKCPYSLFDRKTSIQKQINNRSFYLKKDNDRVKLHEKHDYYFQIQGQLNICGIETCDLVVFVPPDDIMIVCVERDQHFFNSVMLPKLSDIWFNKLLPHFVS, encoded by the exons ATGTCGAAGAAACGTAAGCTCGGGGACGGCTCTACTAAAGATGTTCAGCTGTATTGTCTGTGCCGACAGAAGAATGACGAGAATGAAATGATGGTTGAATGTGACTTCTGCGATGGTTGGTTTCACCCACGTTGTGTTGACATGGATGAAGACGAGGCTGGTTATTTGTCTTCATGGAACTGCCCTGGTTGTATAGAGATCATGAATGAAAATCCAACATTGACTCGCAAAG CTTTACTGGCTTTCCAAGGAAGAATTGCCCCAAAGAACGGCTGGGGTCAAGATTTCTATGTCACCGATATCGACGAGAAGGTCTTGGATGAGAAAGTCAAGACAAAACGACATAGAATTGAGGGATACAACCTTTTTCGAGAAGGCAAAGTATCAAAACTAAGTTGCGTGAAATCCGAATCcggaaaatatatatattttaagggtGTCGCTGTCCCTTCTATGAAGGATAAGGACTACCATGTCCATTTGTGTCTGAAAAATGGTGGTACCTCCATGAAGTGGGCAACTTGCACCTGTCCTGCTGGTAATGATGGACAGTGCAAACATGTTGTGGCCATTGTGTACTTGATAATTGACCTCCATAGACAAGGAGTGGAGAAAATTCCAGACATCCAAACTTGTACAGATAAATTACAAATGTGGCATGTGCGAAAACCCATTTCTGACGAACCACTTTTGTTTAGTGACATTAACTTTGTGAAACATGACCCTTTCAAAGTGGCAAAGAGAGAATTGTGTTCTACAGTGAAATATCACAATCCTGTACCGCACTTTGCAAAAGCTGTGTCAAGTACACAGATtgaaaaacttgttaaattgtatgACACTGGTGGGCTGAAATTGCCAGTTATAGAAACATTAAGGAGCAACAACTGTGAGCCAGTGTTACCAAAAGCCCAAAGTGATGCAAGTGACTTGAATGACATGCTCTTTGAGCGATTACAAGAAACAACCAGTACCTTCAGCAAAACTTGCCATGAATTCAGCGAAAATGAGAAGACATTCTATGAAGGACTTATCACCTGTGACATTAAGATGtctaaaaacattgaaaaacaaacacgGATGCAAAGCAAAAATGCTAAGTGGTTTTCTGAGCGCGAGTACAGAATAACATCTTCTACATTTGGAACATTTTGTAGAATGAAGTCAACAACTGATCCATGTAAAACATTTGACCAAAAAAAGGTGCACTTCACAAGTCGCAGTGTAAAACATGGGATCATGTATGAGAATGTTGCGTTTGCTAAATATGCACAACAGACAAATGTTACAGACAGTGCTGTAGGTCTGGTAGTGAATCCAAACATTCCATTTCTTGGTGCAAGTCCTGACCGAATAGTTCTGACAGAAGATAGGGTCATGAAGTTGGTAGAAGTGAAATGTCCATACAGTTTGTTTGATAGAAAAACTTCAATCCAGAAACAGATAAATAATAGATCATTCTATTTGAAAAAAGACAATGACAGAGTCAAGCTACATGAAAAGCATGACTATTACTTTCAGATTCAAGGACAGTTAAATATTTGTGGTATCGAAACATGTGACCTGGTTGTGTTTGTTCCCCCTGATGACATTATGATAGTTTGTGTGGAAAGGGACCAACACTTCTTCAACAGTGTCATGTTGCCTAAGCTGTCAGACATATGGTTCAACAAGTTACTGCCACACTTTGTTTCTTAA